A window from Manis javanica isolate MJ-LG chromosome 10, MJ_LKY, whole genome shotgun sequence encodes these proteins:
- the CHTF18 gene encoding chromosome transmission fidelity protein 18 homolog isoform X6 — protein sequence MGDPGRAAGGAGDDFLSQFAAELEVLAELEGTAAPYLPAGARPRPALQEAAAGGDAGAPRSPDGHPGTREGAATKRPLDPHVGPVGPLPPSTSAGDRGAGWGVGPRPCLPSSRVSPAPRVKRPRLEAVKRLNFGPDDSEEPPLPDSPPGGITPPLSPEAPHELWGDGLPDAGVTRASPATRGAVLRRPPVLEDYVSVTSTGGSRAFLVLGADPTGTGVQSPLLSFDVQWRCHGQLNLLGVSFTSLKEQVDSERRQRLFEDAQRLSDTLNSLREEEAQPLRTPEGEPVDSQAASQHCLWVDTFAPRRYTELLSDDFTNRCLLKWLKLWDPVVFGRERPARKPRPSVEPARVGKEATASSRWKSHQQVLEDMLEAEPDPSQRPRQKVALLCGPPGLGKTTLAHVIARHAGYSVVEMNASDDRSPEAFCMRIEAATQMESVLGAGGTPNCLVIDEIDGAPMAAVNILLSILDRKGPQEAEPGGLAVPTGVGRRRWAGGGLLMRPVVCICNDPFVPSLRHLKQQAFLLHFPPTLPSRLLQRLQEICLQQGMQADPGALAALCEKTHNDIRACVNTLQGQRELSVQAVQTTRIGLKDQRKGLFSVWQEVFQLPQAQRQRGGPDPALLFPTFLLNGGPMGGGPQAAERPLTLASQRLYRILHVAASAGEHEKVVQGLFDNFLRLRLRDSSLGTVCTALDWLAFDDMLGRAAHRGQSFQLLRYLPFLPAAFHLLFASSRTPRVVFPSSQQEAQSRTSRMQNLIQTLVSGIAPATRSRATPQALVLDTLCLLLDILTPKLRPVSTQLFSAREKQQLASLVGTMLAYSLTYRQERMPDGLYVYRLEPNVEELCRFPELPTRKPLTYQAQQLIAHEIEMEKMRRAEARAMGSPQQVDEGPLGNEGLHGGAEEEGLQSATLCSHKQRLERIVKRVGVEEQPERDFFGRVVVRRAATLSAEDATPEIDTAEQRMGTAVGRSDVWFRFKEGVSNAVRRGLYIRDLL from the exons ATGGGGGACCCAGGGCGCGCGGCGGGCGGCGCCGGGGACGATTTCCTCAGCCAGTTCGCGGCCGAGCTCGAGGTGCTGGCCGAGCTGGAAG GGACGGCGGCCCCGTACCTCCCCGCGGGCGCTCGGCCCCGGCCGGCGCTCCAGGAGGCCGCTGCCGGAGGGGACGCCGGCGCTCCCCGCTCTCCTGACGGGCATCCGGGGACACGCGAGGGCGCAGCCACCAAAAGGCCGCTGGACCCCCACGTCGGGCCGGTCGGGCCCCTGCCCCCCAGTACGTCCGCAGGGGACCGCGGCGCAGGGTGGGGTGTGGGGCCGCGGCCGTGCCTCCCTTCCTCCCGTGTCTCCCCAGCCCCCCGAGTCAAGCGGCCCAGGCTGGAGGCTGTCAAGAGGCTGAACTTTGGGCCCGATGACTCGGAAGAGCCGCCCCTTCCCGACTCCCCCCCTGGGGGCATCACACCCCCGCTGAGTCCCGAGGCCCCCCACGAGCTGTGGGGTGACGG GCTCCCAGACGCGGGGGTCACACGGGCCTCCCCAGCCACCCGCGGTGCCGTTCTGAGGCGGCCCCCAGTCCTGGAGGACTATGTCAGCGTGACCTCCACGGGAGGCAGCCGGGCGTTTCTGGTGCTGGGGGCCGACCCCACGGGCACTGGGGTGCAG AGCCCTCTCCTTAGCTTTGACGTCCAGTGGCGCTGCCATGGCCAGCTAAACCTGCTGGGTGTGTCCTTTACCTCCCTCAAGGAGCAGGTGGACAGCGAG CGGCGGCAGCGACTGTTTGAGGATGCCCAGCGGCTCTCAGACACGCTGAACAG cctcagagaggaggaggctCAGCCCTTGCGGACCCCCGAGGGGGAGCCGGTGGACAGCCAAGCTGCGTCCCAGCACTGCCTCTGGGTGGACACATTCGCGCCCCGGCGCTACACAGAGCTGCTCAGTGATGAC TTCACCAACCGCTGCCTCCTCAAGTGGCTGAAGCTGTGGGACCCGGTGGTGTTTGGCAGAGAGAGGCCCGCCCGGAAGCCCAGGCCCAGTGTGGAGCCAGCCCGGGTTGGCAAGGAGGCCACAGCCTCCAGCAGGTGGAAGAGCCACCAGCAAGTGCTGGAGGACATGCTGGAGGCCGAGCCGGACCCAAGCCAGCGGCCCCGGCAGAAG GTGGCACTGCTGTGTGGCCCCCCTGGGCTGGGCAAGACCACGCTGGCCCATGTGATTGCACGGCATGCTGGGTACTCCGTAGTGGAGATGAACGCGAG TGACGACCGCAGCCCTGAGGCCTTCTGCATGCGCATCGAGGCAGCCACGCAGATGGAGTCGGTGCTGGGTGCCGGCGGGACTCCCAACTGCCTGGTCATTGATGAGATTGACGGAGCCCCCATG GCTGCTGTCAACATACTCCTGAGCATCCTGGACCGGAAGGGCCcgcaggaggcagagccagggggTCTGGCTGTGCCCACGGGCGTGGGTCGGCGGCGCTGGGCAGGGGGGGGGCTCCTGATGAGGCCTGTTGTCTGCATCTGCAATGACCC GTTCGTGCCCTCTCTGCGGCATCTGAAGCAACAGGCCTTTCTGCTCCACTTCCCGCCCACCCTGCCATCGAGGCTCCTGCAGCGGCTCCAGGAG ATCTGCCTGCAGCAGGGCATGCAGGCTGACCCGGGTGCGCTGGCAGCCCTCTGTGAGAAGACGCACAATGACATCCGGGCCTGTGTCAACACCctgcag GGCCAGCGGGAGCTGAGTGTGCAGGCCGTGCAGACCACGCGCATTGGCCTCAAGGACCAGCGCAAGGGACTCTTCTCCGTGTGGCAGGAGGTGTTCCAGCTGCCGCAGGCCCAGCG GCAGCGTGGCGGCCCAGACCCAGCCCTGCTGTTCCCCACGTTCCTGCTCAATGGTGGGCCCATGGGCGGGGGCCCGCAGGCCGCGGAGCGGCCTCTGACCTTGGCTTCACAGCGCCTCTACCGCATCCTGCATGTGGCTGCCTCCGCAGGGGAGCATGAGAAGGTGGTCCAG GGCCTGTTCGACAACTTCCTGCGCCTGCGGCTACGGGACTCCAGCCTCGGCACTGTGTGCACGGCCCTTGACTGGCTGGCCTTTGACGACATGCTGGGCCGGGCCGCCCACCGTGGCCAGAGCTTTCAGCTGCTGCGCTACCTGCCCTTCCTGCCTGCCGCCTTCCACCTGCTCTTCGCCTCCAGCCGCACGCCGAGAGTCGTCTTCCCCAGCAGCCAGCAAGAG GCCCAGAGCCGGACCAGCCGAATGCAGAACCTGATCCAGACGCTGGTGTCGGGCATCGCGCCGGCCACCCGCAGCCGGGCCACACCCCAGGCCCTGGTCCTGGACACGCTCTGCCTGCTTCTGGACATCCTGACGCCCAAGCTGCGGCCT GTGAGCACTCAGCTGTTCAGTGCCCGCGAGAAGCAGCAGCTGGCCAGCCTGGTGGGCACCATGCTTGCTTACAGCCTCACCTACCGCCAGGAGCGCATGCCTGATGGGCTGTATGTCTACAGGCTTGAGCC GAATGTGGAGGAGCTCTGTCGCTTTCCTGAGCTGCCCACCCGCAAGCCCCTCACCTACCAGGCCCAGCAGCTCATCGCCCATGAGATCGAAATGGAGAAGATGCGGCGGGCAGAGGCCCGGGCTATGGGCAGCCCCCAG CAGGTGGACGAGGGGCCCCTGGGGAACGAGGGTCTGCATGGGGGTGCTGAGGAGGAAGGACTGCAGTCAGCTACCCTGTGCAGCCACAAGCAGCGGCTGGAGCGCATCGTGAAGAGAGTGGGCGTGGAGGAGCAG CCCGAGAGGGATTTCTTCGGTCGCGTGGTTGTCAGGAGAGCAGCAACCCTGAGTGCAG AGGACGCAACCCCCGAGATCGACACGGCGGAGCAGCGCATGGGCACGGCGGTGGGCCGGAGTGACGTCTGGTTCCGTTTCAAGGAGGGCGTCTCCAACGCCGTCAGGCGCGGCCTGTACATCAGGGACCTGCTGTAG
- the CHTF18 gene encoding chromosome transmission fidelity protein 18 homolog isoform X7, producing MGDPGRAAGGAGDDFLSQFAAELEVLAELEGTAAPYLPAGARPRPALQEAAAGGDAGAPRSPDGHPGTREGAATKRPLDPHVGPVGPLPPTPRVKRPRLEAVKRLNFGPDDSEEPPLPDSPPGGITPPLSPEAPHELWGDGLPDAGVTRASPATRGAVLRRPPVLEDYVSVTSTGGSRAFLVLGADPTGTGVQSPLLSFDVQWRCHGQLNLLGVSFTSLKEQVDSERRQRLFEDAQRLSDTLNSLREEEAQPLRTPEGEPVDSQAASQHCLWVDTFAPRRYTELLSDDFTNRCLLKWLKLWDPVVFGRERPARKPRPSVEPARVGKEATASSRWKSHQQVLEDMLEAEPDPSQRPRQKVALLCGPPGLGKTTLAHVIARHAGYSVVEMNASDDRSPEAFCMRIEAATQMESVLGAGGTPNCLVIDEIDGAPMAAVNILLSILDRKGPQEAEPGGLAVPTGVGRRRWAGGGLLMRPVVCICNDPFVPSLRHLKQQAFLLHFPPTLPSRLLQRLQEQICLQQGMQADPGALAALCEKTHNDIRACVNTLQFLHGQGQRELSVQAVQTTRIGLKDQRKGLFSVWQEVFQLPQAQRQRGGPDPALLFPTFLLNGGPMGGGPQAAERPLTLASQRLYRILHVAASAGEHEKVVQGLFDNFLRLRLRDSSLGTVCTALDWLAFDDMLGRAAHRGQSFQLLRYLPFLPAAFHLLFASSRTPRVVFPSSQQEAQSRTSRMQNLIQTLVSGIAPATRSRATPQALVLDTLCLLLDILTPKLRPVSTQLFSAREKQQLASLVGTMLAYSLTYRQERMPDGLYVYRLEPNVEELCRFPELPTRKPLTYQAQQLIAHEIEMEKMRRAEARAMGSPQQVDEGPLGNEGLHGGAEEEGLQSATLCSHKQRLERIVKRVGVEEQPERDFFGRVVVRRAATLSAEDATPEIDTAEQRMGTAVGRSDVWFRFKEGVSNAVRRGLYIRDLL from the exons ATGGGGGACCCAGGGCGCGCGGCGGGCGGCGCCGGGGACGATTTCCTCAGCCAGTTCGCGGCCGAGCTCGAGGTGCTGGCCGAGCTGGAAG GGACGGCGGCCCCGTACCTCCCCGCGGGCGCTCGGCCCCGGCCGGCGCTCCAGGAGGCCGCTGCCGGAGGGGACGCCGGCGCTCCCCGCTCTCCTGACGGGCATCCGGGGACACGCGAGGGCGCAGCCACCAAAAGGCCGCTGGACCCCCACGTCGGGCCGGTCGGGCCCCTGCCCCCCA CCCCCCGAGTCAAGCGGCCCAGGCTGGAGGCTGTCAAGAGGCTGAACTTTGGGCCCGATGACTCGGAAGAGCCGCCCCTTCCCGACTCCCCCCCTGGGGGCATCACACCCCCGCTGAGTCCCGAGGCCCCCCACGAGCTGTGGGGTGACGG GCTCCCAGACGCGGGGGTCACACGGGCCTCCCCAGCCACCCGCGGTGCCGTTCTGAGGCGGCCCCCAGTCCTGGAGGACTATGTCAGCGTGACCTCCACGGGAGGCAGCCGGGCGTTTCTGGTGCTGGGGGCCGACCCCACGGGCACTGGGGTGCAG AGCCCTCTCCTTAGCTTTGACGTCCAGTGGCGCTGCCATGGCCAGCTAAACCTGCTGGGTGTGTCCTTTACCTCCCTCAAGGAGCAGGTGGACAGCGAG CGGCGGCAGCGACTGTTTGAGGATGCCCAGCGGCTCTCAGACACGCTGAACAG cctcagagaggaggaggctCAGCCCTTGCGGACCCCCGAGGGGGAGCCGGTGGACAGCCAAGCTGCGTCCCAGCACTGCCTCTGGGTGGACACATTCGCGCCCCGGCGCTACACAGAGCTGCTCAGTGATGAC TTCACCAACCGCTGCCTCCTCAAGTGGCTGAAGCTGTGGGACCCGGTGGTGTTTGGCAGAGAGAGGCCCGCCCGGAAGCCCAGGCCCAGTGTGGAGCCAGCCCGGGTTGGCAAGGAGGCCACAGCCTCCAGCAGGTGGAAGAGCCACCAGCAAGTGCTGGAGGACATGCTGGAGGCCGAGCCGGACCCAAGCCAGCGGCCCCGGCAGAAG GTGGCACTGCTGTGTGGCCCCCCTGGGCTGGGCAAGACCACGCTGGCCCATGTGATTGCACGGCATGCTGGGTACTCCGTAGTGGAGATGAACGCGAG TGACGACCGCAGCCCTGAGGCCTTCTGCATGCGCATCGAGGCAGCCACGCAGATGGAGTCGGTGCTGGGTGCCGGCGGGACTCCCAACTGCCTGGTCATTGATGAGATTGACGGAGCCCCCATG GCTGCTGTCAACATACTCCTGAGCATCCTGGACCGGAAGGGCCcgcaggaggcagagccagggggTCTGGCTGTGCCCACGGGCGTGGGTCGGCGGCGCTGGGCAGGGGGGGGGCTCCTGATGAGGCCTGTTGTCTGCATCTGCAATGACCC GTTCGTGCCCTCTCTGCGGCATCTGAAGCAACAGGCCTTTCTGCTCCACTTCCCGCCCACCCTGCCATCGAGGCTCCTGCAGCGGCTCCAGGAG CAGATCTGCCTGCAGCAGGGCATGCAGGCTGACCCGGGTGCGCTGGCAGCCCTCTGTGAGAAGACGCACAATGACATCCGGGCCTGTGTCAACACCctgcag TTCCTTCATGGGCAGGGCCAGCGGGAGCTGAGTGTGCAGGCCGTGCAGACCACGCGCATTGGCCTCAAGGACCAGCGCAAGGGACTCTTCTCCGTGTGGCAGGAGGTGTTCCAGCTGCCGCAGGCCCAGCG GCAGCGTGGCGGCCCAGACCCAGCCCTGCTGTTCCCCACGTTCCTGCTCAATGGTGGGCCCATGGGCGGGGGCCCGCAGGCCGCGGAGCGGCCTCTGACCTTGGCTTCACAGCGCCTCTACCGCATCCTGCATGTGGCTGCCTCCGCAGGGGAGCATGAGAAGGTGGTCCAG GGCCTGTTCGACAACTTCCTGCGCCTGCGGCTACGGGACTCCAGCCTCGGCACTGTGTGCACGGCCCTTGACTGGCTGGCCTTTGACGACATGCTGGGCCGGGCCGCCCACCGTGGCCAGAGCTTTCAGCTGCTGCGCTACCTGCCCTTCCTGCCTGCCGCCTTCCACCTGCTCTTCGCCTCCAGCCGCACGCCGAGAGTCGTCTTCCCCAGCAGCCAGCAAGAG GCCCAGAGCCGGACCAGCCGAATGCAGAACCTGATCCAGACGCTGGTGTCGGGCATCGCGCCGGCCACCCGCAGCCGGGCCACACCCCAGGCCCTGGTCCTGGACACGCTCTGCCTGCTTCTGGACATCCTGACGCCCAAGCTGCGGCCT GTGAGCACTCAGCTGTTCAGTGCCCGCGAGAAGCAGCAGCTGGCCAGCCTGGTGGGCACCATGCTTGCTTACAGCCTCACCTACCGCCAGGAGCGCATGCCTGATGGGCTGTATGTCTACAGGCTTGAGCC GAATGTGGAGGAGCTCTGTCGCTTTCCTGAGCTGCCCACCCGCAAGCCCCTCACCTACCAGGCCCAGCAGCTCATCGCCCATGAGATCGAAATGGAGAAGATGCGGCGGGCAGAGGCCCGGGCTATGGGCAGCCCCCAG CAGGTGGACGAGGGGCCCCTGGGGAACGAGGGTCTGCATGGGGGTGCTGAGGAGGAAGGACTGCAGTCAGCTACCCTGTGCAGCCACAAGCAGCGGCTGGAGCGCATCGTGAAGAGAGTGGGCGTGGAGGAGCAG CCCGAGAGGGATTTCTTCGGTCGCGTGGTTGTCAGGAGAGCAGCAACCCTGAGTGCAG AGGACGCAACCCCCGAGATCGACACGGCGGAGCAGCGCATGGGCACGGCGGTGGGCCGGAGTGACGTCTGGTTCCGTTTCAAGGAGGGCGTCTCCAACGCCGTCAGGCGCGGCCTGTACATCAGGGACCTGCTGTAG
- the CHTF18 gene encoding chromosome transmission fidelity protein 18 homolog isoform X4, giving the protein MGDPGRAAGGAGDDFLSQFAAELEVLAELEGTAAPYLPAGARPRPALQEAAAGGDAGAPRSPDGHPGTREGAATKRPLDPHVGPVGPLPPSTSAGDRGAGWGVGPRPCLPSSRVSPAPRVKRPRLEAVKRLNFGPDDSEEPPLPDSPPGGITPPLSPEAPHELWGDGLPDAGVTRASPATRGAVLRRPPVLEDYVSVTSTGGSRAFLVLGADPTGTGVQSPLLSFDVQWRCHGQLNLLGVSFTSLKEQVDSERRQRLFEDAQRLSDTLNSLREEEAQPLRTPEGEPVDSQAASQHCLWVDTFAPRRYTELLSDDFTNRCLLKWLKLWDPVVFGRERPARKPRPSVEPARVGKEATASSRWKSHQQVLEDMLEAEPDPSQRPRQKVALLCGPPGLGKTTLAHVIARHAGYSVVEMNASDDRSPEAFCMRIEAATQMESVLGAGGTPNCLVIDEIDGAPMAAVNILLSILDRKGPQEAEPGGLAVPTGVGRRRWAGGGLLMRPVVCICNDPFVPSLRHLKQQAFLLHFPPTLPSRLLQRLQEICLQQGMQADPGALAALCEKTHNDIRACVNTLQFLHGQGQRELSVQAVQTTRIGLKDQRKGLFSVWQEVFQLPQAQRQRGGPDPALLFPTFLLNGGPMGGGPQAAERPLTLASQRLYRILHVAASAGEHEKVVQGLFDNFLRLRLRDSSLGTVCTALDWLAFDDMLGRAAHRGQSFQLLRYLPFLPAAFHLLFASSRTPRVVFPSSQQEAQSRTSRMQNLIQTLVSGIAPATRSRATPQALVLDTLCLLLDILTPKLRPVSTQLFSAREKQQLASLVGTMLAYSLTYRQERMPDGLYVYRLEPNVEELCRFPELPTRKPLTYQAQQLIAHEIEMEKMRRAEARAMGSPQVDEGPLGNEGLHGGAEEEGLQSATLCSHKQRLERIVKRVGVEEQPERDFFGRVVVRRAATLSAEDATPEIDTAEQRMGTAVGRSDVWFRFKEGVSNAVRRGLYIRDLL; this is encoded by the exons ATGGGGGACCCAGGGCGCGCGGCGGGCGGCGCCGGGGACGATTTCCTCAGCCAGTTCGCGGCCGAGCTCGAGGTGCTGGCCGAGCTGGAAG GGACGGCGGCCCCGTACCTCCCCGCGGGCGCTCGGCCCCGGCCGGCGCTCCAGGAGGCCGCTGCCGGAGGGGACGCCGGCGCTCCCCGCTCTCCTGACGGGCATCCGGGGACACGCGAGGGCGCAGCCACCAAAAGGCCGCTGGACCCCCACGTCGGGCCGGTCGGGCCCCTGCCCCCCAGTACGTCCGCAGGGGACCGCGGCGCAGGGTGGGGTGTGGGGCCGCGGCCGTGCCTCCCTTCCTCCCGTGTCTCCCCAGCCCCCCGAGTCAAGCGGCCCAGGCTGGAGGCTGTCAAGAGGCTGAACTTTGGGCCCGATGACTCGGAAGAGCCGCCCCTTCCCGACTCCCCCCCTGGGGGCATCACACCCCCGCTGAGTCCCGAGGCCCCCCACGAGCTGTGGGGTGACGG GCTCCCAGACGCGGGGGTCACACGGGCCTCCCCAGCCACCCGCGGTGCCGTTCTGAGGCGGCCCCCAGTCCTGGAGGACTATGTCAGCGTGACCTCCACGGGAGGCAGCCGGGCGTTTCTGGTGCTGGGGGCCGACCCCACGGGCACTGGGGTGCAG AGCCCTCTCCTTAGCTTTGACGTCCAGTGGCGCTGCCATGGCCAGCTAAACCTGCTGGGTGTGTCCTTTACCTCCCTCAAGGAGCAGGTGGACAGCGAG CGGCGGCAGCGACTGTTTGAGGATGCCCAGCGGCTCTCAGACACGCTGAACAG cctcagagaggaggaggctCAGCCCTTGCGGACCCCCGAGGGGGAGCCGGTGGACAGCCAAGCTGCGTCCCAGCACTGCCTCTGGGTGGACACATTCGCGCCCCGGCGCTACACAGAGCTGCTCAGTGATGAC TTCACCAACCGCTGCCTCCTCAAGTGGCTGAAGCTGTGGGACCCGGTGGTGTTTGGCAGAGAGAGGCCCGCCCGGAAGCCCAGGCCCAGTGTGGAGCCAGCCCGGGTTGGCAAGGAGGCCACAGCCTCCAGCAGGTGGAAGAGCCACCAGCAAGTGCTGGAGGACATGCTGGAGGCCGAGCCGGACCCAAGCCAGCGGCCCCGGCAGAAG GTGGCACTGCTGTGTGGCCCCCCTGGGCTGGGCAAGACCACGCTGGCCCATGTGATTGCACGGCATGCTGGGTACTCCGTAGTGGAGATGAACGCGAG TGACGACCGCAGCCCTGAGGCCTTCTGCATGCGCATCGAGGCAGCCACGCAGATGGAGTCGGTGCTGGGTGCCGGCGGGACTCCCAACTGCCTGGTCATTGATGAGATTGACGGAGCCCCCATG GCTGCTGTCAACATACTCCTGAGCATCCTGGACCGGAAGGGCCcgcaggaggcagagccagggggTCTGGCTGTGCCCACGGGCGTGGGTCGGCGGCGCTGGGCAGGGGGGGGGCTCCTGATGAGGCCTGTTGTCTGCATCTGCAATGACCC GTTCGTGCCCTCTCTGCGGCATCTGAAGCAACAGGCCTTTCTGCTCCACTTCCCGCCCACCCTGCCATCGAGGCTCCTGCAGCGGCTCCAGGAG ATCTGCCTGCAGCAGGGCATGCAGGCTGACCCGGGTGCGCTGGCAGCCCTCTGTGAGAAGACGCACAATGACATCCGGGCCTGTGTCAACACCctgcag TTCCTTCATGGGCAGGGCCAGCGGGAGCTGAGTGTGCAGGCCGTGCAGACCACGCGCATTGGCCTCAAGGACCAGCGCAAGGGACTCTTCTCCGTGTGGCAGGAGGTGTTCCAGCTGCCGCAGGCCCAGCG GCAGCGTGGCGGCCCAGACCCAGCCCTGCTGTTCCCCACGTTCCTGCTCAATGGTGGGCCCATGGGCGGGGGCCCGCAGGCCGCGGAGCGGCCTCTGACCTTGGCTTCACAGCGCCTCTACCGCATCCTGCATGTGGCTGCCTCCGCAGGGGAGCATGAGAAGGTGGTCCAG GGCCTGTTCGACAACTTCCTGCGCCTGCGGCTACGGGACTCCAGCCTCGGCACTGTGTGCACGGCCCTTGACTGGCTGGCCTTTGACGACATGCTGGGCCGGGCCGCCCACCGTGGCCAGAGCTTTCAGCTGCTGCGCTACCTGCCCTTCCTGCCTGCCGCCTTCCACCTGCTCTTCGCCTCCAGCCGCACGCCGAGAGTCGTCTTCCCCAGCAGCCAGCAAGAG GCCCAGAGCCGGACCAGCCGAATGCAGAACCTGATCCAGACGCTGGTGTCGGGCATCGCGCCGGCCACCCGCAGCCGGGCCACACCCCAGGCCCTGGTCCTGGACACGCTCTGCCTGCTTCTGGACATCCTGACGCCCAAGCTGCGGCCT GTGAGCACTCAGCTGTTCAGTGCCCGCGAGAAGCAGCAGCTGGCCAGCCTGGTGGGCACCATGCTTGCTTACAGCCTCACCTACCGCCAGGAGCGCATGCCTGATGGGCTGTATGTCTACAGGCTTGAGCC GAATGTGGAGGAGCTCTGTCGCTTTCCTGAGCTGCCCACCCGCAAGCCCCTCACCTACCAGGCCCAGCAGCTCATCGCCCATGAGATCGAAATGGAGAAGATGCGGCGGGCAGAGGCCCGGGCTATGGGCAGCCCCCAG GTGGACGAGGGGCCCCTGGGGAACGAGGGTCTGCATGGGGGTGCTGAGGAGGAAGGACTGCAGTCAGCTACCCTGTGCAGCCACAAGCAGCGGCTGGAGCGCATCGTGAAGAGAGTGGGCGTGGAGGAGCAG CCCGAGAGGGATTTCTTCGGTCGCGTGGTTGTCAGGAGAGCAGCAACCCTGAGTGCAG AGGACGCAACCCCCGAGATCGACACGGCGGAGCAGCGCATGGGCACGGCGGTGGGCCGGAGTGACGTCTGGTTCCGTTTCAAGGAGGGCGTCTCCAACGCCGTCAGGCGCGGCCTGTACATCAGGGACCTGCTGTAG